The Sporosarcina luteola genome contains a region encoding:
- a CDS encoding CD3337/EF1877 family mobilome membrane protein, with amino-acid sequence MHRVIFYCLNHMLSKSKVILCSTMMVILFFTLGIANTRATDDGEDPTSKTNIMDIITDQYGEFKDDQKSYYHLDAVSDKDVESSEEGEKFWADTYDKLFGWADVKENVGNKLSEMVNLVNNIVFDINIFLTYTMLVMYDLAYTADFTEKIIVELESLMSNITGISGGAFNIGFGLFGNLVKLIAVLTGIYALYIFIVKRAFFESFTSVFQTIIALTIAIFMFANYTALLTGANKITTELSGFVVSLPSHSGGQESNVEDPRTKMKDSIWGMFVDRPYLYMQYGTHDVESLGRGDRDRGVQRVKNILKEPVGEERLTKVIEDEASKNGHSNHMMKYSAVNSRLAFSYFYMVINGLVSLPIYLLSLCLILFQFWFMVIAALAPFALLIAVIPGQFNVMKRYFIELGIPLALKIFVSFVALIVFVISDIIYAADFKSLSGGSNPFYSYVGAATFNLLLFATIFILRNRIKDIFSSGSNTIRELRESSGTFNAPFKKGMQNVATVGGAVAGAVTGGPAGAMTGAAIGGSVGRVVTGEGGVSDVAGSAMKAQHLAHLSKMSQSEKANTLTGTDRSKLENFLNDKDFTPEMKKETMEAFEKAGINQLSDDELAEQFEKISSRGDMEGNFAETFAKGISDNRNSQAVELEKNVLFPDRKQRREQTKSVLSDTGMSSEMVDLTMQSLEKHGLHDVSPRELRTEYHKLKGQRDLSGGFAETFAKGISDERRSIQLQKEIQDVYGEVEYELHLNRTMITNELSNRGLPSEMIDRTLDTLKSHGVDNLSQTEMKRHFDLVVEKGGQGEWKNGFADTFVANIQNERKAVELEKERKALLKSNNLKSLGDFPK; translated from the coding sequence ATGCATAGGGTTATTTTTTATTGCCTAAACCATATGCTATCTAAATCTAAAGTTATATTATGTAGCACTATGATGGTTATTCTGTTTTTCACTTTAGGTATAGCTAATACTAGAGCAACAGACGATGGAGAAGATCCTACCTCCAAAACAAATATCATGGATATTATTACGGATCAGTATGGTGAATTTAAAGATGACCAAAAATCTTATTATCATTTAGATGCCGTTTCGGATAAAGATGTGGAGTCCTCAGAGGAAGGGGAAAAGTTTTGGGCTGATACTTATGATAAACTTTTCGGCTGGGCTGATGTTAAAGAAAATGTGGGAAATAAATTAAGTGAAATGGTCAATCTAGTCAATAACATTGTTTTTGACATTAATATATTTTTGACTTACACAATGTTGGTTATGTATGACCTAGCATATACAGCAGATTTTACTGAAAAAATCATTGTAGAGCTAGAATCCCTAATGTCAAATATCACAGGTATTTCAGGTGGGGCCTTCAATATCGGATTCGGACTCTTTGGGAATCTGGTAAAACTGATTGCTGTGTTGACAGGCATATATGCCTTGTACATTTTCATTGTAAAACGTGCGTTTTTTGAATCATTTACATCTGTCTTTCAAACAATTATTGCGCTTACCATCGCAATTTTTATGTTTGCTAACTACACCGCTCTATTAACAGGAGCAAATAAGATTACAACAGAACTAAGTGGATTTGTTGTTAGTCTTCCCAGTCATTCAGGGGGACAAGAATCGAATGTAGAAGACCCAAGAACGAAAATGAAAGACAGTATTTGGGGTATGTTTGTTGATAGACCATATTTATATATGCAATATGGAACACATGATGTCGAATCATTAGGTAGAGGAGATAGAGATAGGGGTGTACAACGCGTAAAAAACATCCTAAAAGAGCCTGTTGGTGAAGAAAGATTAACTAAAGTCATTGAAGATGAAGCATCTAAAAATGGACATAGTAATCACATGATGAAATATTCAGCTGTGAACAGCCGTTTAGCATTCTCTTATTTTTACATGGTAATTAACGGTCTTGTGTCGCTTCCTATCTACTTATTATCGCTTTGTTTAATACTATTTCAGTTTTGGTTCATGGTGATTGCTGCTCTTGCACCATTTGCTTTACTGATAGCAGTCATTCCGGGTCAGTTCAATGTAATGAAACGTTATTTCATTGAGCTCGGTATACCTTTGGCCTTGAAGATATTTGTTTCATTCGTTGCGTTGATTGTTTTTGTGATTTCAGACATCATCTATGCTGCAGATTTCAAATCGCTCAGCGGTGGTTCCAATCCGTTTTATAGCTATGTTGGTGCAGCAACTTTCAATCTGTTGTTGTTTGCTACAATCTTCATACTAAGGAACAGAATCAAGGACATCTTCTCTTCCGGTTCTAATACGATTCGAGAACTCCGTGAGAGTTCGGGGACGTTCAACGCTCCATTTAAAAAGGGCATGCAAAATGTCGCAACAGTGGGTGGAGCTGTCGCAGGGGCTGTTACTGGCGGTCCTGCCGGTGCAATGACAGGAGCAGCAATCGGCGGCTCGGTTGGTAGAGTCGTGACTGGTGAAGGTGGCGTTAGTGATGTTGCAGGTTCAGCTATGAAGGCTCAGCATCTGGCCCATCTAAGCAAGATGTCACAATCAGAAAAAGCTAATACGCTAACCGGTACTGATAGGAGTAAGCTTGAAAACTTCCTGAATGATAAAGACTTTACTCCTGAGATGAAGAAAGAAACGATGGAGGCATTCGAAAAGGCAGGCATTAATCAGCTTTCAGATGATGAACTTGCTGAGCAATTTGAGAAGATCAGTAGTCGAGGGGATATGGAAGGGAATTTCGCCGAAACATTTGCTAAGGGTATCTCGGATAACAGAAATAGCCAAGCGGTCGAGCTGGAGAAAAATGTACTGTTCCCTGACCGAAAACAAAGACGGGAACAAACAAAATCAGTTCTGTCCGATACAGGAATGTCGTCAGAAATGGTGGACTTAACTATGCAATCTTTAGAAAAGCATGGCCTTCATGATGTGAGTCCTCGAGAATTGCGTACGGAGTACCATAAACTGAAAGGACAAAGGGATCTTTCTGGAGGCTTTGCAGAAACATTTGCAAAAGGTATTTCCGATGAAAGAAGATCGATTCAATTGCAAAAAGAGATACAGGATGTATACGGTGAAGTGGAATACGAACTGCACTTGAACAGAACAATGATAACCAATGAGCTTTCGAACAGGGGGCTCCCGTCAGAAATGATTGACAGGACGTTGGATACTTTAAAATCACATGGAGTAGATAACCTCAGTCAAACGGAAATGAAGAGACACTTTGATTTAGTTGTAGAAAAAGGAGGGCAGGGCGAATGGAAAAATGGGTTTGCTGATACGTTTGTCGCAAATATCCAAAACGAGAGAAAGGCTGTTGAATTGGAGAAAGAACGTAAAGCCCTCCTGAAGAGTAATAACCTTAAATCACTTGGTGATTTCCCAAAATAA
- a CDS encoding ATP-binding protein encodes MKIEFPVKHIENNLVFSHDGTVWAYYKIDGFNYDFLEDDEKILPFQQQMSFLTNVGLDLHFLVVPNPTNIKGILNSTIEEMKLKEYPLKENGIQFIEQVKKALENERELNESSEYHHYIGIQLDPEKNRYVSGNAGINALTSIKMFFEGFSSPLYQAVGLYPDDILQSQINAYQSQAVSIESTVANSFGSRIQKVTTEELVFIIEKTFSTRNNNTDVQPRTYFEIGTAVEGIDKQGNKHKAIRNNKRDFFDLQNTNIREIGPKTLQLSRITDDNEIENLYCQYLTIEYMDDVQHHPGSEWLYRIQLRMPFPLTISIRAENQPNEIIKKKLTNAKLEFRDQRKEAEKGGQVVDMSVDVSQSGTVQMENYFKQTGFPGFACSFVFKVSAESEEQLKTRVGLLRNELSKFGLKIVAPYGEQLHFLLESIPGSRKYHDDYKMEVAPGVLAGMMFGATTNIGDNRGFYIGHTSQFSKPVFIQPDLAAKAFDGLGNVVDSISVLVAGMTGRGKSFFMNLFIYLATLTGSKGLIIDPKGDRTGWDKGLPFIPKEFIEVWTLGSDPDDAGSLDPFRTSTSIEEAKDITMDILSYLSNIDLNDDAYNILSEAVEEVANMPDPCIGRVLSYLHDLYENRPESMSNSRYESLERLRGTLETLKRNQLSMLLFGEVGQNFKVLGHDKPIQVLMIQNLSLPSSSEKKNARTIHKISEAIMISITAWTKQYMFKGDRGTHKFILQDEASAIERSAIGSELMDFIVRMGRFYNTTLMKGSQNASDHGNDVANMGMKFSFGLRKTSEAEEMLDYLNLPKTDANIEILKSLDRGEALFQDIYGRSAVVKINPVFVELLDAFDSSTSSEAEREREKVRVV; translated from the coding sequence ATGAAAATCGAGTTTCCCGTAAAACACATAGAGAATAACTTAGTCTTTTCTCATGACGGTACTGTTTGGGCTTACTATAAAATAGACGGTTTCAACTATGACTTTTTGGAAGATGACGAGAAGATTCTACCCTTCCAACAACAAATGTCGTTCCTGACGAATGTAGGGCTTGACCTTCATTTCCTTGTCGTGCCTAATCCGACAAATATAAAAGGAATTTTGAACTCGACAATCGAGGAAATGAAATTGAAGGAGTATCCCCTGAAAGAGAATGGGATTCAATTTATTGAGCAAGTCAAAAAAGCCCTTGAAAATGAACGGGAATTGAATGAATCAAGTGAATACCATCATTATATCGGTATTCAATTAGATCCTGAGAAAAACAGATATGTCTCCGGTAATGCCGGTATCAATGCTTTGACTTCCATAAAGATGTTTTTCGAAGGTTTCAGTTCTCCGCTTTATCAGGCTGTAGGTTTGTATCCGGATGATATTCTTCAAAGCCAGATCAATGCATACCAAAGCCAAGCGGTTTCTATTGAATCTACAGTTGCCAATTCATTTGGCTCACGTATCCAAAAAGTTACAACGGAAGAACTGGTCTTCATTATCGAAAAGACTTTTAGTACACGAAACAATAACACGGATGTTCAGCCCCGCACTTATTTTGAAATAGGGACTGCTGTTGAGGGGATTGACAAGCAAGGAAATAAGCATAAAGCAATCCGAAACAATAAAAGAGATTTCTTTGACTTGCAGAATACGAATATTAGGGAAATCGGACCGAAGACTTTGCAGTTAAGCCGAATCACAGACGACAATGAAATTGAAAACCTGTATTGCCAATACTTGACTATAGAATATATGGATGACGTACAACATCATCCCGGCAGCGAATGGCTGTATCGCATTCAATTACGCATGCCATTCCCTTTGACAATTTCCATACGTGCAGAAAACCAACCGAATGAAATCATCAAGAAGAAATTGACGAATGCAAAATTAGAATTCAGGGACCAACGGAAAGAGGCTGAAAAAGGCGGACAAGTCGTTGATATGAGCGTGGATGTATCCCAAAGCGGAACCGTACAGATGGAAAACTATTTCAAACAAACTGGTTTCCCCGGTTTCGCATGTTCTTTCGTTTTCAAAGTCTCTGCTGAATCCGAAGAGCAATTGAAGACTCGCGTCGGTTTATTAAGAAATGAATTGTCTAAGTTCGGCTTGAAAATCGTGGCTCCATACGGAGAACAGCTTCACTTTTTGTTGGAGTCTATTCCCGGTTCGAGAAAATACCATGATGATTATAAGATGGAAGTCGCTCCTGGGGTGCTTGCAGGCATGATGTTCGGTGCCACGACGAATATCGGGGATAATCGTGGGTTTTATATCGGTCATACCTCACAGTTCTCCAAGCCGGTCTTTATCCAGCCCGATCTAGCTGCCAAGGCGTTCGATGGATTAGGAAACGTAGTGGATTCCATATCGGTACTCGTTGCAGGGATGACCGGAAGAGGTAAATCATTCTTCATGAATCTGTTCATTTATCTAGCCACTCTGACAGGTTCGAAAGGGTTGATAATTGATCCGAAGGGAGACAGGACTGGATGGGATAAAGGGCTGCCGTTCATCCCGAAAGAATTCATTGAGGTTTGGACACTCGGCTCTGACCCTGATGATGCAGGTTCGCTCGATCCATTTAGGACGAGTACGAGCATCGAGGAGGCCAAAGACATTACCATGGACATCCTATCATATCTGTCGAACATCGATCTAAATGATGATGCCTATAATATCTTGAGTGAAGCAGTGGAGGAAGTAGCTAATATGCCTGACCCGTGTATAGGTCGCGTCTTGAGTTATCTCCATGACTTGTATGAGAATCGCCCAGAAAGCATGTCAAATAGCCGTTATGAGTCATTGGAAAGGTTAAGGGGTACATTAGAAACGTTGAAACGAAATCAGTTGTCCATGTTGCTATTTGGTGAAGTGGGTCAAAATTTCAAAGTGTTGGGTCACGATAAGCCAATCCAGGTATTGATGATTCAGAATCTAAGTCTTCCTTCATCCAGCGAAAAGAAGAATGCACGGACAATCCATAAAATCTCCGAAGCCATTATGATATCCATCACGGCTTGGACAAAGCAATACATGTTCAAAGGGGATAGGGGAACCCATAAATTCATCCTTCAAGATGAAGCAAGTGCTATTGAGCGAAGTGCTATAGGTTCCGAACTGATGGATTTCATTGTTCGTATGGGCCGTTTCTATAATACTACGCTTATGAAGGGATCTCAGAATGCTTCCGACCATGGGAACGATGTCGCAAACATGGGGATGAAATTCAGCTTCGGTTTACGTAAGACAAGTGAAGCTGAAGAGATGCTAGACTATCTTAATCTACCCAAAACAGATGCAAACATCGAAATATTGAAGTCGTTGGATCGCGGTGAAGCATTATTCCAAGACATTTATGGACGGTCAGCCGTTGTGAAAATCAATCCTGTTTTTGTTGAATTGTTGGATGCTTTCGATTCCTCAACTTCATCCGAAGCGGAAAGGGAACGTGAAAAAGTAAGAGTTGTATGA
- a CDS encoding TcpE family conjugal transfer membrane protein: MLNNFIRFERQLYQIFGLELGRPLRLKAVMYFILIALVEAAIYFTPGIGRLINWIPVGILILIPIGLAWLLADVGTEGRSPIHFFRSFITYQIRKLKNNTFYRGREVEKERDYQFHNYYTYAESNWNDELFVLPREVDEEHAKAMNYLARVLNEDPKKPTTGANDEMEGDKIA; the protein is encoded by the coding sequence GTGCTGAATAATTTCATTCGTTTTGAAAGGCAGCTTTATCAAATCTTCGGTTTGGAATTGGGAAGACCACTACGGTTGAAAGCAGTCATGTATTTCATCTTGATTGCGCTAGTGGAAGCAGCCATTTACTTCACGCCTGGAATCGGTCGCTTAATCAATTGGATACCCGTGGGGATTTTGATTCTAATTCCGATTGGACTAGCTTGGTTACTTGCTGACGTCGGGACGGAAGGGAGGTCACCAATCCACTTTTTCCGCTCATTCATTACCTATCAAATAAGGAAGTTGAAGAACAATACATTTTACAGAGGACGAGAAGTGGAGAAAGAAAGGGATTATCAATTCCATAACTACTATACCTATGCTGAATCCAACTGGAATGACGAATTGTTTGTTTTACCAAGAGAAGTTGATGAAGAGCATGCAAAAGCTATGAATTATCTGGCCCGTGTTTTAAACGAAGATCCTAAGAAACCTACCACTGGTGCAAACGATGAAATGGAGGGCGATAAAATTGCATGA
- a CDS encoding conjugal transfer protein, whose amino-acid sequence MRKRLNKSGTSKDGLLKTAIEIFKRANENEKRKKEIRIREKKSRPKGYRAKKLGAFTFWLLFSFMLLIVFVNVFSSNGLSNAVTEGDEAELNKATSAEGIEFAKSFLVTYFNWNVDNEKRSDRIGRLGRYLPDTLSEEAVTGGSKWNSTLTRESIVLKDIDNLGDSKALITFQVKVLFQSSADNNQTEDKAKSAPEKVKADKYIAVPVFYDEEENRFIVYDLPSFTFVEQEKIDRTIALETDGLKSVTDGSTQNIKAFLDTFFEAFSTDSKDKLTYLVEDPKHQNGLNQTMNFVRLKNTEIFEGKKAEEKVVRTEVILAEPDTGIEFTSSYLLVLAEKEGRYTVLYINNKSYIDELKNKKHEEEIEVTEGRELHKEDDPEEE is encoded by the coding sequence TTGAGGAAGAGATTAAATAAGTCGGGTACTTCAAAGGACGGTCTTTTAAAAACGGCAATTGAGATTTTCAAAAGAGCGAATGAAAATGAAAAACGAAAGAAAGAAATTAGAATACGGGAAAAGAAAAGCAGACCGAAAGGATACCGGGCTAAGAAGCTTGGGGCATTCACTTTCTGGTTGCTTTTTTCATTTATGCTGCTAATTGTATTCGTCAATGTATTCTCTTCTAATGGTCTCTCGAATGCAGTGACTGAAGGAGATGAAGCCGAATTGAACAAAGCAACTTCCGCCGAGGGAATTGAGTTCGCAAAAAGTTTCCTTGTAACCTATTTCAATTGGAATGTAGATAACGAGAAAAGGAGTGATCGAATCGGCAGGCTAGGTCGTTATCTACCAGACACATTGAGCGAGGAGGCGGTAACAGGCGGTAGCAAATGGAACTCAACACTTACCCGTGAAAGCATTGTGCTGAAGGATATAGATAATCTTGGAGATTCCAAAGCGCTTATCACATTTCAAGTGAAGGTGTTGTTTCAATCATCTGCAGACAACAACCAAACGGAAGACAAAGCGAAAAGTGCACCCGAAAAGGTGAAAGCTGATAAGTATATTGCCGTCCCAGTTTTCTATGACGAGGAAGAAAACCGTTTTATCGTTTATGACTTGCCAAGTTTCACCTTCGTGGAGCAGGAGAAGATTGATAGAACGATTGCTCTTGAAACGGACGGTTTAAAGTCAGTCACAGATGGCAGCACTCAAAACATCAAGGCATTCCTAGACACGTTCTTTGAAGCTTTTTCAACAGACTCCAAGGACAAGCTAACGTATCTCGTAGAAGATCCGAAACACCAAAATGGGCTTAACCAGACAATGAATTTTGTAAGATTAAAGAACACGGAAATATTCGAAGGGAAAAAAGCGGAAGAAAAAGTGGTCAGAACAGAAGTGATCCTTGCTGAACCGGATACGGGAATTGAATTCACTTCCTCTTATCTCTTAGTGTTGGCCGAGAAGGAAGGGCGTTACACCGTTCTGTACATCAATAATAAATCATACATCGATGAGTTGAAAAATAAGAAGCATGAAGAGGAAATCGAAGTGACTGAAGGTCGAGAGCTTCATAAGGAAGACGATCCGGAAGAAGAATAA
- a CDS encoding DUF5348 domain-containing protein — translation MKLLETTIDSYVEAEYQIKRLLTDTRDLMENINVFNLNADAVQKYHILYKAMEGLEEAYSSIVDLNKKVLIEGHLLKNERGRYELCGREFTSGSLIDVWREDPDMKDGGYYISSRIEHRGGDYYCVDMPYIKLDGLKARYRAAY, via the coding sequence ATGAAGCTACTGGAAACAACTATCGATTCATATGTAGAAGCTGAATATCAAATAAAACGTCTTTTAACAGATACGCGGGACCTTATGGAAAATATAAATGTGTTCAATTTGAATGCTGATGCTGTCCAAAAATATCACATATTGTACAAAGCGATGGAGGGACTTGAGGAAGCTTATTCTTCTATCGTCGATTTGAATAAGAAGGTTTTGATAGAAGGGCACTTGCTGAAGAATGAACGGGGACGCTATGAACTATGTGGCAGAGAATTTACGAGTGGTTCCTTGATTGATGTTTGGCGTGAAGACCCGGATATGAAAGATGGGGGCTACTACATTTCCTCCCGGATTGAGCATCGTGGAGGTGACTATTACTGCGTAGATATGCCTTATATAAAATTGGATGGATTGAAAGCTCGCTACAGGGCTGCATACTGA
- a CDS encoding ParM/StbA family protein, translating into MENVAVDLGYGFVKAISSSGKRIIFPSLVGKGYDRGITNILGDTPNDMANMHVTIENEDYFVGELANESRSLSRIFERERFNHIYTHILLNTAIQLVTGGRGGSVNLSTGLPLDFYKAQAKDFQSSITGIQSFIEWKSGPLVEGAKQVNVERALVFPQGASAIFSALINHEGKFTYPQFMNQGSLIGLIDIGFRTTDFVVVEIQENGSFVPKAKLSGTVDDGVNNLYRDIRQSFKTQTGGADLSELYINRILKDEQLKYKGNSIDFSQIIQSSKKSIATNIVDRLKNVWAEESDLFDAIFLAGGGGELFESFIQPHFDNRLLKITESQFANTIGYLRLGKSVFEQLDRRHKSVM; encoded by the coding sequence TTGGAGAACGTTGCAGTCGATTTGGGATATGGATTTGTTAAGGCAATATCATCATCAGGGAAGCGTATCATTTTCCCTTCACTGGTCGGGAAAGGGTACGACAGGGGAATTACGAATATCCTTGGGGATACACCGAATGACATGGCAAACATGCATGTAACCATCGAGAATGAAGATTATTTTGTAGGTGAGCTTGCCAATGAATCACGTTCGTTATCTCGTATCTTTGAACGTGAACGGTTCAATCATATTTACACTCATATCCTTTTGAATACAGCCATACAGCTTGTCACGGGTGGCAGAGGAGGCTCAGTCAATCTTTCAACCGGTCTACCGCTAGACTTCTATAAGGCACAAGCCAAAGACTTTCAATCCTCCATCACTGGCATCCAGTCGTTTATTGAATGGAAGTCGGGTCCGTTAGTTGAGGGGGCGAAACAAGTGAACGTAGAACGCGCACTAGTATTTCCGCAAGGGGCTTCAGCCATCTTTTCAGCCCTGATCAATCATGAAGGGAAGTTCACTTATCCCCAATTCATGAATCAAGGGTCTCTGATCGGATTAATTGATATCGGTTTTAGAACGACAGATTTTGTTGTGGTTGAGATTCAGGAGAATGGATCTTTTGTTCCAAAGGCGAAGTTATCCGGTACTGTCGATGACGGTGTAAATAATTTGTATAGGGATATTCGACAATCCTTCAAGACGCAAACAGGTGGTGCGGATTTGAGTGAGCTTTATATCAATCGGATTTTAAAGGATGAACAATTGAAGTATAAAGGAAATAGTATTGATTTTAGTCAAATTATTCAATCCAGTAAGAAGTCCATAGCCACTAACATTGTAGATCGCTTGAAAAACGTATGGGCTGAAGAATCGGATCTGTTCGATGCAATTTTCTTGGCCGGTGGGGGTGGCGAACTGTTCGAGTCTTTTATCCAGCCCCATTTTGATAACCGTTTGTTGAAGATAACGGAAAGCCAATTTGCCAACACAATCGGATATTTGAGATTAGGCAAGTCCGTATTTGAGCAGCTGGATCGCCGTCATAAGTCAGTGATGTGA
- a CDS encoding metal-dependent hydrolase, producing MEWSTHAISGMVAGYTVTGGDWKGAAVGAVAGVIPDLDEPKSKFGKLFFFVSLPIHSLFGHRTFTHSLLFALVVGILVYPFVELWVTYACIGGILAHIIGDMLTGKVKLFYPSSKSVGISIPSLSFTLIDRITRLSLIIYVCWVIAAKLNMKL from the coding sequence GTGGAGTGGTCCACTCACGCTATATCAGGAATGGTAGCAGGATATACGGTGACAGGGGGTGATTGGAAAGGGGCTGCGGTTGGAGCTGTTGCAGGAGTCATTCCAGATCTTGATGAACCGAAATCAAAGTTCGGGAAGCTGTTTTTCTTTGTATCCCTTCCAATCCATTCATTGTTTGGTCATCGTACCTTTACTCATTCGCTTCTATTTGCTCTCGTTGTCGGCATACTGGTTTATCCATTTGTCGAGTTGTGGGTGACATATGCATGTATTGGTGGAATCCTTGCTCACATTATAGGAGACATGCTGACGGGAAAAGTGAAGCTGTTCTATCCCTCCAGTAAATCTGTGGGCATTTCAATACCGTCTTTGAGTTTTACATTAATTGATAGAATCACAAGGCTATCACTCATTATTTATGTATGCTGGGTCATTGCAGCAAAGTTAAATATGAAATTATAG
- a CDS encoding IS110 family transposase, with the protein MYSKWNEKLNQVTENTLIVGMDIAKSTHYACFVDERGRVLEKAFAVHQSREGFEALYQNVLRAMKAHEKTDVIVGIEPTGHYWMNLAYFFDSYGIPLVMVNPLHVKRSKELDDNLQTKNDKKDAVVIARLMKDGRFSYPRILKDIEAELRIGSTLRSKLTEDLSSLKNRIIRWLDRYFPEFTQVYPTFGKMAFATLEKTPLPQDIIGKTAEELVFLYRQVEGMRAPQLPKARLLVDVANQSIGLTEGSQMARFEIATLIRQYRLLEGEIEEVNSQLAELAKSTGEYIYLSTVPGLGDATIVDLLSEVGSFSHYEDPRQLIKLAGLTLRENSSGQHQGRKQISKRGRKRLRSVLFKVIVPLIRHNEAFKRLHEYYTTRQQNPLRGKQSMVVLCGKLLKVLHGICKKKVHFDERHMMNDLHCLAVAA; encoded by the coding sequence ATGTATTCTAAGTGGAATGAAAAGCTAAATCAAGTAACTGAAAACACATTAATTGTCGGCATGGATATCGCTAAGAGTACTCATTACGCATGCTTTGTAGATGAACGCGGACGTGTACTTGAGAAAGCTTTTGCCGTACATCAATCCAGAGAAGGATTTGAAGCATTATATCAAAATGTGCTTCGTGCTATGAAAGCACATGAGAAAACTGATGTTATCGTTGGGATTGAGCCTACCGGCCACTATTGGATGAACCTTGCTTATTTCTTTGATTCCTATGGAATCCCGCTTGTAATGGTCAACCCATTACACGTCAAGCGGTCAAAGGAACTGGATGATAACTTACAGACGAAGAACGATAAGAAAGATGCAGTCGTCATTGCTCGGCTCATGAAGGACGGGCGTTTCAGCTATCCCCGCATCCTAAAGGATATTGAGGCAGAGTTGCGAATTGGCTCTACACTTCGTTCAAAGCTGACAGAGGACTTGTCGAGTCTCAAGAACCGGATCATTCGCTGGCTTGATCGGTACTTCCCGGAGTTTACACAGGTCTATCCGACCTTCGGGAAGATGGCGTTCGCTACACTCGAGAAAACACCGTTGCCACAGGACATCATAGGGAAGACGGCTGAAGAGTTAGTCTTTCTCTACCGGCAGGTAGAGGGGATGAGAGCGCCGCAATTACCAAAGGCAAGACTTCTGGTTGATGTAGCCAACCAATCTATCGGGTTGACGGAAGGATCACAGATGGCACGATTCGAAATCGCCACGCTCATCCGTCAGTACCGATTGTTAGAGGGAGAAATAGAAGAGGTAAATAGCCAATTAGCCGAGTTGGCTAAGTCTACAGGAGAGTATATATACCTCTCCACTGTACCCGGCTTAGGGGATGCTACAATCGTTGATCTACTCTCTGAAGTCGGTAGCTTTTCACATTATGAGGATCCACGCCAACTCATCAAACTAGCGGGATTAACATTACGTGAAAATTCATCCGGCCAACATCAGGGGCGGAAACAGATCTCTAAACGAGGCCGGAAGAGGTTAAGGAGCGTACTATTTAAAGTCATCGTTCCACTAATCAGGCACAACGAAGCGTTTAAACGGCTTCATGAATACTACACGACGCGCCAACAAAATCCCCTACGGGGAAAACAATCGATGGTCGTGCTATGCGGTAAATTACTGAAAGTGTTACATGGAATTTGTAAAAAGAAAGTTCATTTCGATGAACGGCATATGATGAATGATCTCCATTGTCTCGCAGTGGCAGCGTAA
- a CDS encoding DUF6366 family protein: MSEEERERLKAKEQRKNPGGTLNDAWAQAHTGAPSNSGCLGILIIVVIILLVEACSK; this comes from the coding sequence ATGTCCGAGGAAGAAAGAGAAAGGTTAAAAGCTAAAGAACAACGAAAAAACCCTGGTGGTACTTTGAACGATGCGTGGGCTCAAGCCCACACAGGAGCACCCAGCAACAGTGGGTGTTTAGGCATTTTAATTATTGTGGTAATCATTCTGCTGGTAGAAGCGTGCTCAAAATAA